A single Ascochyta rabiei chromosome 4, complete sequence DNA region contains:
- a CDS encoding iqgap- protein: MSYNTYTPRTRLGHPTASPSPLRQTSTASNGSSTHSNNAPSRSSTQSSSASNGFGPALGHRRGMSEATALSQPRTESRGGLEESNPGSTYASMRKALRPLSQAPQSSPPPSPEKRPSTPSGSPTPSLSHNRSQSVENIRYQPFDGPSSPTSPTAPTAKPRPLSIAVSRADSIRAPARDHSSRPLSTHLEKPVLQSLHKSATGHLRTLSKFADSASEEDFSIKSPEQEVIGLHGRRRLQRTDKQQGKKPQSSWARSNWMDQQRQFLQAYEYLCHIGEAKEWMEDIIDSELPPAVELEEALRNGVTLAEIVQSIKGHPLRIFRDPKLQYRHSNNYAHFFNFLAEVELPDLFQFELIDLYEKKNVPKVIYCIHALSWLLFRKGIVDFRIGNLVGKLQFEDHELEATQKGLDKSGVSMPNFSGMSANFNVEPEPEPEPVESEEDRIDRELSESEPMILDLQAQIRGALLRMQLGNVMQELWDHEHLIADLQSRIRGDWARQIAYYRLDMRRFAVNLQSAARGFLVRSRKRGEENYWQDNKAQVLKVQNLFRGRKARAQVQYTKSKVQQHEHGIRQFQAAIRGALERLRVGDRYAETRDTEPATVHIQAMIRGALLRQQVDREWADLQANEAHFTDLQAVSRAALLRQELRTNQESLRQHESIVTFLQAAARGILARKQNAEMQDQLVSTSVDWSAVQSKIRGDVARIAFGQLMSALYAEEPQITDLQSKIRGNDFRVAFGQMMSALYAEEPQVIDIQSKIRGDASRIDFGLLMSALYAEEPQVTDLQAIARGGRIRSKTAHTLAQLTEQEASILSLQAYIRGFLSRQRHFSDLKALQAQTPAFVDLQSASRGFVQRQRTYDTLCQLNAQEPEITQLQGDARGVLLRMEIGMQLGQLEEHEEAIVELQTLARGMVIRQKYAEKKQFYKENMEKVIKIQSFVRGRQQGEAYKSLTSGKNPPVSTVKNFVHLLNDSDIDFDEEIEFERLRKTVVQHVRQNELAEQYVDQLDIKIALLVKNKITLDEVVKHQKHFGGHVGTLLSSKDISSKDPFDLKALNKTSRRKLEQYQELFFTLQTQPQYLARLFRRVREQRLEDKDTKRIEQLTMSLFGLAQKRREEYWLLKLMARSLREEIDGCATLQEFVRGNFFWTKLFGSFVRSPRDRKFLKELLGTVIRENIIDNEELDLESDPMQIYKSAINNEELRTGQRSRRDPNVTRDMALKDQETRATFIHNLQDLRDVADQYFSMFEEVIHRMPYGVRYLTQQMFEELRQKFPYEPQEQLLQVAGHWVWRSYIQPALAQPQHWGVVDRGLSPIMGRNLNAVGKVLGQVAAGKLFGGEDLYLQPLNSYITEAIDRLQDIWSNLIDVRDAEAQFEIDEFNDLFARTKPTLYIKLADVFAIHNLVIDDLPTLCPSQDDPLREVVRELGSAKNNENELLHVSSTEITLTLNPKFHEQEDPDAHLKSLFMETKRYALYIIRVQTGANLTEILCKPVTPQDEDRWDALVREEVAAQRKDRNRKHSAVRSSAASTYTTDMGSNSVLELDYPTLKQYCLENMVQLQRAGRISPHNNYQDLLNAIAVDIRTKHRRRMERAREMEGVRTTLAALDEKAHFLEQQLKSYNDYIEQAMVTLQSKKGKKKFLLPFTRQYNHMRELKSTGRAYRFGSFKYSARNLAEKGILVSWSGYPERQWDRLEMTFSSNQTGIFEIQGSQGSMMIPGAFAEVPLDGLLQAQFDNHQFMNLFGDGRDGSGQGAVRVNVNLFLHLIFKKFYRDE; this comes from the exons ATGAGCTACAACACGTACACCCCCCGGACGCGACTGGGCCACCCGACTGCATCGCCCTCGCCGCTGCGCCAGACGTCAACCGCCTCCAATGGCTCCTCCACACACTCGAACAACGCCCCGAGCCGGTCGAGCACCCAGTCCAGCAGTGCCTCGAACGGCTTTGGCCCTGCACTGGGCCATCGTCGCGGCATGAGCGAGGCCACGGCTCTGTCGCAGCCACGCACAGAGAGCCGCGGCGGCTTAGAAGAGTCCAACCCGGGCAGCACCTACGCCAGCATGCGCAAAGCACTGCGTCCGCTCTCGCAAGCCCCGCAGAGCTCGCCGCCTCCCTCTCCCGAGAAGCGCCCCTCGACCCCGTCCGGCAGCCCCACACCATCGCTCTCCCACAACCGGTCACAGAGCGTCGAGAACATACGCTACCAGCCCTTTGACGGCCCGAGTTCGCCCACCTCGCCCACCGCGCCCACCGCGAAGCCGCGCCCTCTGTCCATCGCCGTCTCGCGCGCAGACTCGATACGCGCGCCCGCCCGCGATCACTCCTCCCGCCCTCTCTCCACACACCTCGAGAAGCCTGTGCTGCAGAGCCTGCACAAGTCAGCCACCGGCCATCTGCGCACTCTCTCCAAATTCGCCGACTCCGCCAGTGAGGAGGACTTCAGCATCAAGTCGCCCGAACAGGAAGTGATAGGCCTCCATGGCAGACGAAGGCTACAACGCACCGACAAGCAGCAAGGGAAGAAGCCACAGTCCTCCTGGGCACGAAGCAACTGGATGGACCAGCAGCGCCAGTTCTTGCAGGCATACGAGTACCTCTGTCATATTGGAGAGGCCAAGGAGTGGATGGAGGACATCATCGACTCGGAGCTGCCGCCTGCTGTCGAACTGGAAGAAGCGCTACGCAACGGCGTGACACTGGCAGAGATTGTGCAATCGATCAAAGGCCATCCCTTGCGGATATTCCGCGATCCGAAGCTGCAGTACCGGCATTCTAACAACTATGCCCATTTCTTCAACTTCCTCGCCGAGGTCGAGCTGCCAGACCTCTTCCAGTTCGAACTCATCGATCTCTACGAGAAGAAAAACGTCCCCAAGGTCATCTACTGCATCCACGCCCTGTCATGGCTCTTGTTCCGGAAAGGCATCGTCGACTTTCGCATTGGCAACTTGGTCGGCAAACTCCAATTCGAGGACCACGAGTTGGAAGCAACGCAAAAGGGTCTGGACAAGTCTGGCGTGAGCATGCCCAATTTCTCCGGCATGTCAGCAAACTTCAACGTCGAGCCAGAGCCTGAACCGGAGCCCGTGGAGTCAGAGGAAGATCGAATCGACCGTGAGCTGAGCGAAAGCGAGCCCATGATCCTAGACCTGCAGGCACAAATAAGAGGCGCACTATTGCGCATGCAGTTGGGCAACGTGATGCAGGAGCTCTGGGATCACGAGCATCTCATCGCAGATTTGCAATCGCGTATTCGTGGTGACTGGGCGCGGCAGATTGCCTATTACCGTCTAGACATGCGCCGCTTCGCAGTCAACCTCCAGAGTGCAGCAAGAGGATTCCTTGTCCGGTCACGCAAACGAGGCGAAGAGAACTACTGGCAAGACAACAAGGCGCAGGTGCTCAAGGTGCAGAACTTGTTCCGCGGACGCAAAGCCAGAGCACAGGTCCAGTACACCAAATCGAAAGTACAGCAACACGAGCACGGAATCCGGCAGTTCCAGGCAGCCATACGAGGAGCACTGGAGCGACTTCGAGTCGGCGACCGGTACGCAGAGACCAGGGATACTGAACCAGCCACTGTACATATCCAGGCAATGATCCGCGGTGCACTCCTCCGACAACAGGTCGACCGCGAATGGGCCGACCTACAAGCAAACGAAGCGCACTTCACAGATCTTCAGGCTGTCTCTCGAGCGGCACTCTTAAGACAGGAGCTGAGAACGAACCAGGAAAGCCTTCGCCAACACGAGTCAATAGTCACATTCTTGCAGGCCGCTGCTCGAGGTATTCTGGCTAGGAAACAAAATGCTGAGATGCAAGACCAACTGGTAAGCACGTCAGTCGATTGGTCCGCTGTTCAGTCCAAGATTCGCGGTGATGTCGCTCGAATTGCTTTTGGGCAATTGATGAGTGCGCTTTATGCGGAAGAGCCGCAAATCACAGACCTACAATCCAAGATCCGTGGCAATGACTTCAGGGTTGCCTTTGGACAGATGATGAGTGCGCTCTACGCTGAAGAACCGCAAGTCATTGATATTCAATCCAAGATTCGGGGCGATGCGTCCCGAATTGATTTTGGACTATTGATGAGTGCGCTCTACGCTGAAGAGCCGCAAGTCACTGACCTACAGGCAATCGCAAGAGGTGGCCGAATTCGTTCAAAGACTGCACACACACTGGCGCAGTTGACCGAGCAGGAAGCTTCTATCCTCTCTTTGCAGGCTTATATTCGTGGTTTCCTTTCACGGCAAAGACACTTCTCTGACCTCAAGGCGCTCCAGGCACAGACACCGGCTTTTGTTGACCTCCAGTCGGCAAGCCGAGGTTTCGTTCAGAGGCAGAGGACTTACGATACTCTCTGCCAGCTCAACGCTCAGGAGCCAGAGATTACTCAGCTACAAGGCGATGCACGTGGCGTGTTACTCCGCATGGAGATTGGCATGCAGCTGGGTCAACTCGAGGAGCACGAGGAGGCCATCGTCGAACTCCAGACGCTGGCGCGTGGCATGGTCATTCGTCAGAAGTACGCCGAGAAGAAGCAGTTCTACAAGGAGAACATGGAGAAGGTGATCAAGATCCAGAGCTTCGTTCGTGGTCGACAACAAGGTGAAGCGTACAAGAGCTTGACAAGTGGGAAGAATCCACCCGTGTCCACTGTCAAGAACTTTGTGCACCTGCTCAACGACAGCGATATCGACTTTGATGAGGAGATTG AGTTTGAACGCCTGCGAAAGACTGTGGTCCAACATGTCCGACAGAACGAACTCGCTGAGCAGTACGTCGACCAACTCGACATCAAAATTGCGCTGCTTGTCAAGAACAAAATCACACTGGACGAGGTCGTCAAGCACCAAAAGCACTTTGGGGGTCACGTCGGCACTCTTCTCAGCAGCAAGGACATTTCTTCCAAGGATCCATTCGATTTGAAGGCGCTCAACAAGACTTCGCGCAGAAAGCTCGAGCAATATCAGGAGCTCTTCTTTACTCTGCAGACGCAGCCTCAATACTTGGCACGTCTTTTCAGGCGTGTACGAGAACAGCGCTTAGAAGACAAGGATACCAAGCGCATCGAGCAATTGACGATGAGCTTGTTTGGTCTGGCTCAGAAACGAAGAGAAGAATACTGGTTGCTGAAGCTCATGGCAAGGTCCTTGAGGGAGGAGATTGACGGTTGTGCGACTTTACAAGAGTTCGTCCGTGGCAACTTCTTCTGGACTAAGCTGTTCGGCAGCTTTGTTCGCTCACCACGAGACCGCAAGTTCTTGAAAGAGCTCCTCGGTACAGTCATTCGGGAGAATATCATCGACAACGAGGAACTGGACTTGGAGAGCGATCCCATGCAGATCTACAAGTCTGCAATCAACAATGAGGAACTCCGAACCGGCCAGCGAAGTCGCCGCGACCCGAACGTTACAAGAGACATGGCGCTCAAAGATCAAGAAACAAGAGCCACGTTCATCCACAATCTCCAGGATCTCCGAGATGTTGCAGACCAATACTTCTCCATGTTCGAGGAGGTAATTCACCGGATGCCGTACGGGGTTCGCTACCTCACGCAGCAGATGTTTGAGGAGCTACGCCAGAAGTTCCCCTACGAGCCACAAGAGCAGCTGCTGCAAGTTGCGGGCCACTGGGTGTGGAGGTCCTACATCCAGCCTGCTCTAGCGCAGCCCCAACATTGGGGTGTAGTCGACCGCGGCCTGTCCCCCATCATGGGCCGCAACCTTAATGCTGTCGGTAAGGTTCTTGGTCAGGTAGCAGCTGGAAAGCTGTTTGGTGGCGAAGATCTCTACCTGCAGCCACTCAACAGCTACATCACCGAAGCAATCGACCGTCTGCAGGACATCTGGTCCAACCTCATTGACGTGCGCGACGCCGAGGCTCAGTTCGAGATTGACGAGTTCAACGACCTTTTCGCTCGCACCAAGCCGACATTGTACATCAAGCTTGCAGACGTCTTCGCCATTCACAACCTCGTCATCGATGACCTCCCAACACTGTGTCCCTCCCAGGATGATCCTCTCCGCGAGGTAGTTCGCGAACTTGGGAGCGCGAAGAACAACGAGAACGAGCTGCTGCACGTCAGCTCAACCGAAATCACGTTGACCCTCAATCCCAAGTTCCACGAGCAAGAAG ACCCCGACGCACATCTCAAGTCACTATTCATGGAAACCAAGCGCTACGCACTGTACATCATTCGCGTCCAAACAGGTGCCAACCTGACAGAAATCTTGTGCAAGCCCGTCACACCACAGGACGAAGACCGATGGGACGCACTCGTTCGCGAGGAGGTCGCTGCTCAGAGGAAGGACCGCAACCGCAAGCACAGCGCTGTTCGATCTTCGGCGGCTTCCACCTACACCACCGACATGGGATCCAACTCTGTGTTGGAACTCGACTACCCTACACTGAAGCAGTACTGCCTGGAAAACATGGTCCAGCTGCAACGCGCCGGCCGCATCTCGCCTCACAACAACTACCAGGACCTGCTCAACGCCATTGCCGTCGACATCCGCACCAAGCACAGGCGACGCATGGAGCGCGCGCGTGAGATGGAGGGCGTACGTACCACCCTCGCCGCCCTGGACGAGAAGGCACATTTCCTGGAGCAACAACTCAAGTCGTACAACGACTACATTGAACAGGCCATGGTTACCCTGCAGTCgaagaagggcaagaagaagTTCCTCCTGCCCTTCACGCGGCAATACAACCACATGCGCGAGCTCAAGTCGACGGGGCGGGCCTACCGGTTCGGGTCGTTCAAGTACTCTGCGCGTAACCTAGCCGAAAAGGGGATCCTCGTATCGTGGAGCGGGTACCCCGAGCGACAGTGGGACCGGCTGGAGATGACCTTCAGCTCCAACCAGACGGGCATCTTCGAGATCCAGGGCAGCCAGGGCTCGATGATGATCCCCGGCGCGTTTGCAGAGGTTCCGCTGGACGGCTTGCTGCAGGCCCAGTTCGACAACCACCAGTTTATGAACTTGTTCGGCGATGGACGCGATGGCTCGGGTCAGGGCGCTGTTCGTGTTAATGTTAATTTGTTCTTGCATTTGATTTTCAAGAAGTTCTACCGCGACGAGTAG
- a CDS encoding mannosyltransferase produces the protein MKLPLELLLCIANALAAPLAPRSATLPHLHGLTPLSHDLSTTNSRHPEKYFHESFYHPHYDGRFAASVLPRPTRAFHMRLLLRSYVHAMRRAGVRTWIMHGSLLGWWWNGSMFPWDSDLDFCVEEGGMHELGSWWNMTVHPFTAAELGLREGTSDPYARHHRTRAGGSTTQHQMDGGEGEDVQKPDDLADGVWTTVLQQGKKYLLEVNPHYTDASTSDKHNVIDARWIDTSTGLFIDITTIHPVPSSIQPSTQHHISLSPGAATPAARSQPPTDMYTKDTHLYSTASLFPLRRSVFEGAPVFVPYAYETLLREEYGPRALTETWYNSYEFQRETREWVVAPDVSSANRPSGGRGRGDREDAAGRFGKVGKHREMMGDKQ, from the coding sequence ATGAAGCTACCGCTCGAGCTCCTCCTCTGCATAGCGAATGCGCTCGCAGCACCCCTCGCCCCGCGCTCCGCAACACTGCCACACCTCCACGGCCTCACGCCCCTATCGCACGACCTCTCCACAACCAACTCGCGCCACCCGGAGAAATACTTCCACGAATCCTTCTACCACCCACACTACGATGGCCGCTTCGCCGCCTCGGTGCTGCCCCGCCCGACGCGCGCCTTCCACATGCGCCTCCTGCTGCGGTCGTACGTGCACGCGATGCGGCGGGCGGGCGTGCGCACGTGGATCATGCACGGGAGTCTGCTGGGATGGTGGTGGAACGGGTCCATGTTCCCGTGGGACAGCGATTTGGACTTCTGCGTCGAGGAGGGCGGGATGCACGAGCTGGGGAGCTGGTGGAACATGACAGTCCACCCCTTCACCGCTGCGGAGCTAGGGCTGCGCGAAGGCACCTCAGACCCGTATGCTCGCCACCACCGGACTCGGGCCGGCGGTAGCACGACGCAGCATCAGATGGACGGGGGGGAGGGAGAAGACGTGCAAAAGCCCGACGACCTGGCGGACGGCGTGTGGACCACGGTGCTGCAGCAGGGGAAAAAGTACTTACTCGAAGTCAACCCACACTACACCGACGCCTCGACATCAGACAAACACAACGTCATAGACGCCCGCTGGATCGACACTTCCACTGGCCTGTTCATCGACATCACCACCATCCACCCCGTCCCCTCGTCCATCCAACCCTCCACCCAGCACCACATCTCCCTTTCCCCCGGCGCCGCAACGCCAGCCGCGCGTTCGCAGCCCCCGACCGACATGTACACCAAGGACACGCACTTGTACTCGACAGCCAGCCTCTTCCCGCTGCGCCGCAGCGTCTTCGAAGGCGCGCCTGTGTTTGTGCCGTACGCGTACGAGACGCTGCTGCGGGAAGAGTACGGCCCGCGCGCGCTGACCGAGACGTGGTACAACAGCTATGAGTTTCAGCGGGAGACGAGGGAGTGGGTCGTTGCGCCCGATGTGAGTAGTGCGAATAGGCCGAGTGGGGGGAGGGGGAGAGGGGATCGTGAGGATGCGGCGGGGCGGTTTGGGAAGGTGGGGAAGCACAGGGAGATGATGGGCGATAAGCAGTGA
- a CDS encoding Mannan endo-1,6-alpha-mannosidase produces the protein MHFPANIAPLVALFFPNSPFLHPNSTNTAIETSTAKPTATLLATSAILSATPSATLSATLSATLSATPSAISSVAPSATPSAKPSASAAAISSVAPSATPSASAAAPAVKLLLSTAGAFASSLRATYPDPGLALFAEPIWWWQSGSAVDALLTYTFTTGDYQYATLLSNTLVTEATGTNDFMTVHATGNDDQAWWALAALTAAETNLAPTGPVPWANLAQNVFQEQTTRWDKDKCNGGMKWKILKGDGTDGWHYKSSIANGLFFQMAARLALLTSAADTQAWAEKSYDWTVSVGLISPEFNVYDGTDDAKGENGCVDVNHDMWSYNVGVFMYGSAVMAKLTGDEKWTERTKGFIASAKRNFVSEETGELWEAKCEGDASCDSDQVSFKGTLARWLGATAHLLPELRDSVQEVVGAASSMATAGTTEGLGAIASFNQLEAVDAGLRLQGVGGKEGTIGARGLRSIAGRVRWER, from the coding sequence ATGCATTTCCCAGCGAATATCGCCCCGCTCGTGGCACTCTTCTTTCCGAATTCGCCTTTTCTGCACCCAAATTCCACCAACACTGCGATCGAAACGTCTACAGCAAAACCTACAGCAACACTACTAGCGACATCGGCAATATTATCAGCAACACCATCAGCAACACTATCAGCAACACTATCAGCAACACTATCAGCAACACCATCAGCAATATCATCAGTAGCACCGTCCGCAACACCGTCCGCAAAACCGTCCGCATCAGCAGCTGCAATATCATCAGTAGCACCGTCCGCAACACCGTCCGCATCAGCAGCTGCACCAGCAGTCAAGCTCCTCCTCTCTACTGCCGGCGCATTTGCGTCTTCTCTTCGCGCCACCTACCCAGATCCAGGCCTTGCCCTTTTCGCTGAACCCATCTGGTGGTGGCAGTCCGGATCTGCAGTCGACGCGCTCCTGACGTACACTTTTACTACAGGAGACTATCAATATGCAACCCTCCTCTCAAACACCCTCGTTACCGAGGCCACCGGCACAAACGACTTCATGACCGTCCACGCAACCGGCAATGACGATCAGGCATGGTGGGCACTTGCAGCCCTTACAGCTGCAGAAACGAACCTGGCCCCCACCGGCCCGGTACCGTGGGCGAACCTTGCGCAAAACGTCTTCCAGGAGCAAACCACACGATGGGACAAAGACAAGTGCAACGGCGGCATGAAATGGAAGATCCTCAAAGGCGACGGCACAGACGGATGGCACTACAAGTCCTCCATTGCAAACGGACTCTTCTTCCAAATGGCCGCTCGCCTCGCCCTTCTCACTTCCGCCGCCGACACCCAAGCCTGGGCGGAGAAGAGCTACGACTGGACCGTCAGCGTCGGACTCATCAGCCCGGAATTCAACGTCTACGACGGCACGGACGACGCGAAAGGCGAGAATGGCTGCGTGGATGTCAACCACGACATGTGGAGCTACAACGTCGGCGTGTTCATGTACGGGTCCGCCGTCATGGCGAAGCTCACAGGCGACGAGAAGTGGACGGAGAGAACCAAGGGGTTCATCGCTAGCGCGAAGAGGAACTTTGTCAGCGAGGAGACTGGGGAGTTGTGGGAGGCCAAGTGCGAGGGAGACGCGAGCTGTGATTCGGACCAGGTTAGCTTCAAGGGCACGTTGGCTAGGTGGCTGGGTGCTACGGCGCACTTGCTGCCGGAGCTGCGGGATAGCGTGCAGGAAGTCGTGGGCGCTGCGTCGAGCATGGCCACTGCAGGGACGACCGAGGGGTTGGGGGCTATCGCGTCGTTCAACCAGCTTGAGGCTGTGGATGCTGGGCTGAGACTTCAGGGTGTGGGTGGGAAGGAGGGAACGATTGGAGCGAGGGGTCTGAGGAGCATTGCTGGGAGAGTCAGGTGGGAAAGATAA
- a CDS encoding Glucan 1,3-beta-glucosidase, with protein MVGHWSTALAVGLLALGSNASPLETEKLAKRAPSFDYNGQKVRGVNTGGWFVLEPWITPSLFEGNSAVDEWTLAEMLGKDAAKSKLQGHWNSWVTQDDFNQMAKAGLNHVRIPIGYWSVIARDGEPYVQGAYDKLGEALDWASGAGLKVMIDLHGAPESQNGFDNSGKYGNVGWTQGDSVDHTIKVLNKIRDDHASHPAVSSIELLNEPLGPNLDMNTVRQFYMDGWGNLKDSNVAVTFHDAFQGVTSWGNWGAGMWNLLLDTHHYEIFTTDAVSMSIDDHIKTACDFGKQMASTGKWTISGEWTGGITDCAKWLNGKGKGARYDGTFGGAGKTGDCTGKSTGSVAGLSEADKSNIGRFIEAQLDAYEKANGWIFWTWKTEGAPEWDMKDLLANGIFPSPLTARKYPGQCS; from the exons ATGGTCGGACACTGGAGCACAGCTTTGGCTGTTGGCCTGCTTGCTCTGGGCTCAAACGCCTCCCCATT AGAAACGGAGAAGCTTGCAAAGAGAGCGCCGTCCTTTGACTACAACGGCCAGAAAGTTCGCGGCGTAAACACAGGTGGTTGGTTCGTTCTTGAGCCTTGGATCACCCCAAGCCTATTCGAGGGCAACTCAGCAGTAGATGAGTGGACGCTCGCTGAGATGCTCGGCAAGGATGCCGCAAAGTCGAAACTGCAGGGCCACTGGAACTCCTGGGTTACACAAGACGACTTCAACCAGATGGCAAAGGCAGGGTTGAACCACGTGCGTATCCCGATCGGGTACTGGAGTGTCATCGCGCGTGACGGCGAGCCGTACGTGCAAGGAGCGTATGACAAGCTCGGCGAAGCTCTTGATTGGGCCAGCGGTGCCGGACTGAAGGTTATGATTGACCTGCACGGTG CCCCCGAGTCGCAAAACGGCTTCGACAACTCGGGGAAATATGGTAATGTTGGCTGGACACAAGGCGACTCTGTGGATCACACCATCAAGGTCCTCAACAAGATTCGGGACGATCACGCTTCGCACCCAGCTGTGTCATCGATCGAGCTTCTCAACGAGCCACTGGGTCCGAACCTCGACATGAACACAGTCCGCCAGTTCTACATGGATGGTTGGGGCAACTTGAAGGACTCCAACGTCGCTGTCACTTTCCACGATGCTTTCCAGGGCGTCACCTCCTGGGGCAACTGGGGTGCCGGCATGTGGAACCTTCTCCTCGACACTCATCACTACGAGATCTTCACCACCGATGCCGTATCCATGAGCATCGACGACCACATCAAGACAGCTTGCGACTTCGGCAAGCAAATGGCCAGCACTGGCAAGTGGACAATCAGCGGCGAATGGACTGGCGGTATCACCGACTGTGCCAAGTGGTTGAACGGGAAGGGTAAGGGCGCGCGCTACGACGGGACCTTTGGCGGCGCTGGCAAGACTGGTGACTGCACCGGCAAATCGACTGGCTCTGTCGCCGGCCTGTCTGAAGCGGACAAGTCGAACATTGGGCGCTTCATCGAAGCTCAGCTTGACGCATACGAGAAAGCCAACGGCTGGATCTTCTGGACGTGGAAGACCGAGGGTGCGCCTGAGTGGGACATGAAGGACTTGCTGGCCAACGGCATCTTCCCTTCGCCGTTGACAGCGCGCAAGT ACCCTGGCCAGTGCAGCTGA